A single genomic interval of Oryza sativa Japonica Group chromosome 7, ASM3414082v1 harbors:
- the LOC136357306 gene encoding uncharacterized protein has translation MAAAALRRSAAATGRRLLCHASDHHHHQVDPLLLKNVENLAKRQLLRDLTKRLAKEKRASSVAPTFRGIASSWPFASCAIMLIMDGYQKRFKKDCATVSTPNVSRALGNLHLAPQHQGHITLPLFCRI, from the exons ATGGCCGCAGCTGCTCTCCgccgatcggcggcggcgaccggccgccgcctcctctgccaCGCAtcagatcatcatcatcatcag GTCGATCCATTGCTCTTGAAGAATGTCGAAAATTTGGCAAAAAGGCAATTACTTCGTGACTTGACTAAGAG ATTGGCTAAGGAGAAGCGTGCGTCTTCTGTAGCGCCAACCTTTAGAGGGATTGCATCGTCATGGCCGTTTGCTTCTTGTGCAATTATGTTAATTATGGATGGATATCAGAAGCGCTTTAAGAAGGATT GTGCAACAGTCTCCACCCCCAATGTGTCTCGGGCGCTCGGCAACCTGCATCTTGCTCCGCAGCATCAGGGACACATCACCCTGCCTTTGTTCTGTCGCATCTGA
- the LOC4342250 gene encoding uncharacterized protein, whose product MVAAGVVVLDGGGGWSWWLCASMMGNRSSGGGFTLPLWSQRVVKIPDLSYLGGDGGGSSGGCWRCPACVWAHAGGGNYVALGVVAVVVSLRCTCAGGGDGVYAALGVAAVIVSLRRACAGSGDSVCTALGAAAVVVSLRRAPVVCCAPACAAPVAASASVGSSHGWLDDDNLLQVNVFGIFVIGCLLRLDSCGSKLQVTSFLAIVVLTARHKSIGNLSNAPLLMVGWSMVWPSLLFPSSRNRV is encoded by the coding sequence ATGGTGGCGGCCGGTGTGGTGGTCCTTGATGGCGGTGGTGGTTGGAGCTGGTGGCTTTGTGCCTCTATGATGGGGAATCGAAGCTCTGGTGGGGGATTCACCCTCCCGCTTTGGTCCCAAAGGGTGGTGAAGATTCCAGATCTGAGTTACCTTGGTGGTGATGGAGGCGGTTCCAGCGGCGGTTGCTGGAGGTGCCCTGCGTGCGTGTGGGCACACGCTGGTGGTGGCAACTACGTCGCGCTCGGCGTTGTGGCGGTCGTCGTCTCCCTCCGTTGTACTTGTGCTGGAGGTGGCGACGGCGTGTACGCCGCCCTTGGCGTTGCTGCGGTCATCGTCTCCCTTCGTCGTGCTTGCGCTGGCAGTGGCGACAGCGTGTGCACGGCGCTCGGTGCCGCTGCGGTCGTCGTCTCCCTTCGTCGTGCTCCTGTCGTCTGCTGCGCCCCAGCTTGCGCTGCCCCTGTTGCAGCCTCTGCCTCTGTTGGCAGCAGCCATGGTTGGTTAGATGACGACAATCTCCTCCAAGTCAATGTCTTTGGGATTTTTGTGATTGGGTGTTTGCTTCGGCTAGATTCTTGTGGTTCCAAGTTGCAGGTCACCTCCTTCTTAGCCATCGTCGTCCTCACAGCAAGACATAAGTCAATTGGCAACCTCTCAAATGCCCCATTGTTGATGGTTGGCTGGTCTATGGTTTGGCCCTCTCTTTTGTTTCCTAGCAGCAGAAACCGCGTATAG